The following proteins are co-located in the Halarcobacter sp. genome:
- a CDS encoding S41 family peptidase: MKRINKFFLITSFLLLLSQSLIANEEAPETSQSRFESLSKLTQVIGTVEKYYVDDVKLEEIVDKALKGLMQELDAHSTYLDKKSSKEMSIQTSGEFGGLGITVGMRNGALTVISPIDDTPAYKAGVEAGDIILKIDDKSTLNMTLDEAVSLMRGKPKTKIVLTVVREGENKPVKIDIIRDIIKIKSVFSKTIENEDLLYVRVSSFDKNVTRVMKNEIKNRPNIKGIILDLRNNPGGLLTQAIGVVDLFVNSGVIVSQKGRNIADEEKFNANPTNTVTNVPLVVLVNGGSASASEIVSGALQDHKRAIIVGEKTFGKGSVQAILPITQDRSENIKLTVAKYYLPSGRTIQATGITPDVFAYAGEAVKEKNSEFKIKEADLKKHLEVELEKENGTKKEKKEVKNTKVLTQEDILKDNQLTVGQGILKSLIIVNK; encoded by the coding sequence ATGAAAAGAATTAATAAGTTTTTTTTAATAACGTCGTTTCTGCTTCTTTTATCACAAAGTTTAATAGCAAATGAAGAGGCTCCAGAAACAAGTCAAAGTAGATTTGAATCTTTGTCAAAACTAACTCAGGTAATTGGTACTGTTGAAAAATATTATGTTGATGATGTAAAGCTTGAAGAGATTGTTGATAAAGCTTTAAAGGGTTTAATGCAAGAGTTAGATGCCCACTCAACTTATCTTGATAAAAAGTCTTCAAAAGAGATGAGTATTCAAACATCTGGTGAATTCGGTGGTTTAGGTATTACAGTTGGGATGAGAAATGGTGCTTTAACAGTTATTTCACCTATTGATGATACACCCGCATATAAAGCAGGTGTTGAAGCAGGTGATATAATTTTAAAGATCGATGATAAGTCAACTTTAAATATGACACTTGATGAAGCAGTATCTTTAATGCGAGGTAAACCAAAAACTAAAATTGTTTTAACTGTAGTTAGAGAAGGTGAAAATAAACCTGTAAAAATTGACATTATTAGAGATATAATTAAAATAAAATCAGTATTTTCTAAAACTATTGAGAATGAAGACTTACTTTATGTAAGAGTTTCAAGTTTTGATAAAAATGTTACTAGGGTTATGAAAAATGAGATTAAAAATAGACCAAATATTAAAGGTATCATTTTAGATTTAAGAAATAATCCAGGTGGTCTTTTAACACAAGCAATAGGCGTTGTTGACTTATTTGTAAATAGTGGTGTTATTGTTTCTCAAAAAGGAAGAAATATTGCTGATGAGGAAAAGTTTAATGCAAACCCAACAAATACAGTTACAAATGTACCTTTAGTTGTCCTTGTAAATGGTGGTTCAGCTTCAGCTTCAGAGATTGTAAGTGGTGCATTACAAGACCATAAAAGAGCGATAATTGTTGGTGAAAAAACATTTGGTAAGGGATCAGTTCAAGCAATTTTACCAATTACACAAGATAGATCAGAAAATATTAAATTAACAGTTGCAAAATATTATCTACCAAGTGGAAGAACAATTCAAGCTACAGGAATCACTCCAGATGTTTTTGCATATGCAGGAGAAGCTGTAAAAGAAAAAAATTCAGAATTTAAAATAAAAGAGGCAGATTTAAAGAAACATTTAGAAGTTGAATTAGAAAAAGAAAATGGTACAAAAAAAGAGAAAAAAGAAGTTAAAAATACAAAAGTTCTAACACAAGAAGATATTTTAAAAGATAATCAACTTACAGTTGGACAAGGTATTTTAAAATCATTAATTATAGTAAATAAATAA
- a CDS encoding phosphoribosylaminoimidazolesuccinocarboxamide synthase — MKISDIVALGLWPESKKTTTQKGIQELEELGYNLYYIGKNADLYTCPGDEPKILLVRSDRCSVFDIPLNLEIEGKGVYQTAISNNGAKFAQEQGIKTAILSETLDQNLSVAPRCQFMELCKPLEAEIDGEVVQFEFIFRNYLTGSLYEATQKGNDPYGLELSSDLKEWHKFETPLFTPTTKGVKDIPLNSKKVRDVFPEIISSLENLFKEFTKFAEDNGIVIVDTKLEVFVNAKREWILGDEILTPESSRFITKENFDKANYISMDKQILRNFAKENNWKEKAKDLKPGEKLDVEVPDSIKSEILKGYSTIQDSLSK; from the coding sequence ATGAAAATAAGTGATATTGTAGCACTTGGTCTTTGGCCAGAGTCAAAGAAAACTACAACACAAAAAGGTATTCAAGAGTTAGAAGAATTAGGATATAACTTATATTATATAGGTAAAAATGCAGACCTTTATACCTGCCCAGGGGATGAACCAAAAATACTTTTAGTTAGAAGTGATAGATGTTCAGTTTTTGATATACCTTTAAATCTTGAGATTGAAGGAAAAGGTGTATATCAAACTGCTATTTCAAACAATGGTGCAAAATTTGCCCAAGAACAAGGTATTAAAACGGCTATTTTATCTGAAACTTTAGATCAAAATTTAAGTGTAGCACCAAGATGTCAATTTATGGAATTATGTAAACCTTTAGAAGCTGAGATTGATGGAGAAGTTGTACAGTTTGAATTTATTTTTAGAAACTATTTAACAGGTTCTTTATATGAAGCAACACAAAAGGGCAATGATCCTTATGGTTTAGAGTTATCATCTGATTTAAAAGAGTGGCATAAATTTGAAACACCACTTTTCACACCAACTACAAAAGGTGTAAAAGATATACCTTTAAATTCTAAAAAAGTTAGAGATGTTTTCCCTGAAATTATTTCTAGTTTAGAAAATCTATTTAAAGAGTTTACAAAATTTGCTGAAGATAATGGGATTGTAATAGTTGATACAAAACTTGAAGTTTTTGTTAACGCAAAAAGGGAATGGATTTTAGGTGATGAGATTTTAACTCCTGAAAGTTCAAGATTTATTACAAAAGAAAACTTTGATAAAGCAAACTATATCTCTATGGATAAACAAATTCTTAGAAACTTTGCAAAAGAGAATAACTGGAAAGAAAAAGCAAAAGACTTAAAACCTGGAGAAAAACTTGATGTTGAAGTTCCAGATTCAATTAAATCTGAAATCTTAAAAGGTTATAGTACTATCCAAGATAGTTTAAGTAAATAG
- the purS gene encoding phosphoribosylformylglycinamidine synthase subunit PurS: MKAIVNVALKQGVLDDQGKATHHALDTLGFKEVVKDVRIGKQIIMELNSSSEAEAKEEVTNMCEKLLANTVIEDYEIEIIG; encoded by the coding sequence ATGAAAGCAATTGTAAATGTAGCATTAAAACAAGGTGTTTTAGATGATCAAGGTAAAGCAACTCATCATGCATTAGACACATTAGGTTTTAAAGAAGTTGTAAAAGATGTTAGAATTGGTAAACAAATTATTATGGAGTTAAACTCTTCAAGTGAAGCTGAAGCTAAAGAAGAAGTTACAAATATGTGTGAGAAACTTCTTGCAAACACTGTAATTGAAGATTACGAAATAGAAATAATAGGTTAA
- the purQ gene encoding phosphoribosylformylglycinamidine synthase I, producing MNVTVLQFPGTNCEYDTKYAFERLGCDVTIVWHKEKEIPQNTDLLVIPGGFSYGDYLRSGAIARFANIMDSVQAYAAKGGKVLGICNGFQILLEAGLLPGAMKRNNTLHFISKYKNLKVINNDNIFLSKLKKEQVVNIPVAHHDGNYFIDEEGLQELEENNQILLRYCDEAGNIESLNGSVSHIAGICNKDKNVFGLMPHPERAMEELLGCADGEDMLRGFLK from the coding sequence ATGAATGTAACTGTATTACAATTTCCTGGTACTAATTGCGAGTATGATACAAAATATGCTTTCGAAAGATTAGGATGTGATGTAACAATTGTGTGGCATAAAGAAAAAGAGATACCTCAAAACACTGATCTCTTAGTTATTCCTGGTGGATTCTCTTATGGGGATTATTTAAGAAGTGGAGCAATTGCTAGATTTGCAAATATTATGGATTCTGTTCAAGCTTATGCAGCAAAAGGTGGAAAAGTTTTAGGTATTTGTAATGGTTTCCAAATTCTTTTAGAAGCTGGTTTATTACCTGGGGCTATGAAAAGAAACAATACTTTGCATTTCATCTCAAAATATAAAAATCTAAAAGTAATAAATAATGATAATATCTTTTTATCTAAATTAAAAAAAGAGCAAGTTGTTAATATCCCTGTTGCACATCATGATGGTAACTATTTTATTGATGAAGAGGGATTACAAGAGCTAGAAGAAAATAATCAAATTCTTTTAAGATATTGTGACGAAGCTGGAAATATTGAAAGCTTAAATGGATCAGTTTCTCATATTGCAGGAATCTGTAATAAAGATAAAAATGTATTTGGTCTTATGCCTCATCCAGAAAGAGCAATGGAAGAACTATTAGGTTGTGCTGATGGTGAAGATATGTTAAGAGGGTTCTTGAAATAG
- a CDS encoding lysophospholipid acyltransferase family protein: MLSRIRGFIVLIQFSITVGIVIALMYTFRKHTHKVIKGWMKIQMYLLGIKLEQVGKLDETCDMVVLNHQSLLDIIVMEYIHPRNLAWIAKKEITDLIFFGHIIKAPRMISVDREDKAGVIKLLKDCKDRLSKGRPIAVFPEGTRSTGKRMLSFKPGAKMIANKFNLRVQPAIIINTREILDSKNLKQKPGKVKVIYLDPIQADKKTDWFEKLEEDMNRVFNEEKDS, from the coding sequence ATGTTATCAAGAATTAGAGGTTTTATAGTATTAATTCAATTTTCAATAACTGTGGGAATTGTAATTGCTTTAATGTATACATTTAGAAAACATACTCACAAAGTTATAAAAGGTTGGATGAAAATCCAAATGTATCTTTTAGGAATAAAACTAGAGCAAGTTGGAAAATTAGATGAGACTTGTGATATGGTAGTTTTAAATCATCAAAGTTTATTAGATATTATTGTTATGGAGTATATTCACCCAAGAAATCTAGCTTGGATTGCAAAAAAAGAGATTACAGACTTAATCTTTTTTGGACATATTATAAAAGCACCAAGAATGATATCTGTAGATAGAGAAGATAAAGCAGGGGTTATAAAACTATTAAAAGATTGCAAAGATAGATTATCTAAAGGAAGACCAATAGCTGTATTTCCTGAAGGGACAAGAAGCACTGGAAAACGAATGTTATCATTTAAACCAGGAGCTAAAATGATTGCAAATAAATTTAATTTGAGAGTTCAACCAGCAATTATTATTAATACAAGAGAAATACTTGATTCAAAAAATTTAAAACAAAAACCAGGAAAAGTAAAAGTAATCTATTTAGACCCAATTCAAGCTGATAAAAAAACAGATTGGTTTGAAAAACTTGAAGAGGATATGAATAGAGTTTTTAATGAAGAGAAAGATAGTTAA
- the crcB gene encoding fluoride efflux transporter CrcB, whose protein sequence is MAISWQTLLAIGIGGFLGAIARAYTVHFVNKHVPLEFPVGILIVNILGSFIIGILFAIFAHYTFNDSTKAFLTTGFLGALTTYSTFAIESFFLLQTSLFLGITNMALNLFGTVLAAASGYKLIYFFLK, encoded by the coding sequence ATGGCTATCTCTTGGCAAACTCTTTTAGCTATTGGTATAGGGGGTTTTCTAGGTGCTATAGCTAGAGCATACACTGTTCATTTTGTAAATAAACATGTGCCATTAGAGTTTCCTGTTGGAATTTTAATAGTAAATATTCTTGGAAGTTTTATAATTGGTATACTTTTTGCGATATTTGCTCATTATACATTTAATGATTCTACAAAAGCATTTTTAACTACAGGATTTTTAGGTGCTTTAACCACTTATTCTACATTTGCTATAGAGAGTTTTTTCCTTTTACAAACATCATTGTTTTTAGGTATTACTAATATGGCATTAAACCTATTTGGAACAGTATTAGCAGCAGCTAGTGGATATAAATTAATCTACTTTTTTCTTAAGTAA
- a CDS encoding twin-arginine translocase TatA/TatE family subunit: MGMPGGIEWVIIALVVLLLFGGKKIPELAKGLGSGIKNFKKAVKEDEEVVSTDKSEEIEKKAEVKEEEPKENKTV, encoded by the coding sequence ATGGGTATGCCAGGTGGTATTGAATGGGTAATTATTGCCTTAGTAGTTTTACTATTATTTGGTGGAAAAAAGATTCCAGAATTAGCTAAAGGTTTAGGAAGTGGTATTAAAAACTTCAAAAAAGCTGTAAAAGAAGATGAAGAAGTAGTTTCTACAGATAAATCTGAAGAGATTGAAAAAAAAGCTGAAGTAAAAGAAGAAGAACCAAAAGAAAATAAAACTGTATAA
- the argS gene encoding arginine--tRNA ligase gives MQKIVKNYIETILEKEIVLEKPKDNSLGHFATPIAFSLAKEFRKSPMIIADELAAKFQDDEMFEKVEAVKGFLNFKLSNSFLEKLSKEALLKKENYAKSDEKKESILLEYVSANPTGPLHIGHARGAVLGDAIARVGRHLGFDITTEYYVNDAGAQMDMLGLSVSLAGRDFVLKEDVEYPEKYYRGDYLVDIAQKIFDEYGKEIFYDESRFREMAEIAKNDVLKIIVKDLKDTGIEFDNFVSEASLYDAWLKTKEVLLKNGSLYEKEEKLFLKSTLHGDDSDRVVVRENGIPTYLAGDIIYHKDKFDRGFDHYINIWGADHHGYIKRVHAAIEFLGEDSKKLEILLSQMVQLLKGGEPYKMSKRAGNVILMSDIVEEIGPDALRFVFLTKKSDTHLEFDLDMLKNQDSSNPIFYINYAYARINQVFKKAEKEFSDVLDISYDGLNDEALNLVYESLLLPSVLDEAFTKRDMQKITDYLYSLASSIHRFYNQYKIVGSKEEDKYLKVLSLSALSIKVALNILGIKEKKVM, from the coding sequence TTGCAAAAAATAGTAAAAAATTATATTGAAACGATTTTAGAAAAAGAGATTGTATTAGAAAAACCGAAAGATAACTCTTTAGGTCATTTTGCAACTCCTATAGCTTTTTCATTGGCAAAAGAGTTTAGAAAATCACCAATGATTATTGCTGACGAATTAGCAGCAAAATTTCAAGATGACGAAATGTTTGAAAAAGTTGAAGCAGTAAAAGGGTTCTTAAATTTTAAATTATCTAACTCATTTTTAGAAAAACTTTCTAAAGAGGCATTGTTAAAAAAAGAAAACTATGCTAAAAGTGATGAAAAAAAAGAATCGATTTTACTTGAATATGTAAGTGCAAACCCAACAGGTCCATTACATATCGGACATGCAAGGGGAGCTGTATTAGGTGATGCAATTGCAAGAGTTGGTAGACATCTTGGGTTTGATATTACTACAGAGTATTATGTAAATGATGCTGGTGCACAAATGGATATGCTTGGACTTTCTGTATCTCTAGCAGGACGAGATTTTGTCTTAAAAGAGGATGTTGAGTATCCAGAAAAGTATTATAGAGGTGATTATTTAGTAGATATTGCTCAAAAAATTTTTGATGAGTATGGAAAAGAGATTTTTTATGATGAATCAAGATTTAGAGAGATGGCTGAGATTGCTAAAAATGATGTACTAAAAATCATTGTAAAGGATTTAAAAGATACAGGTATAGAATTTGATAATTTTGTATCTGAAGCATCACTTTATGATGCATGGCTTAAAACAAAAGAAGTTTTACTTAAAAATGGCTCACTATATGAAAAAGAGGAAAAATTATTTTTAAAATCAACGCTTCATGGAGATGATTCAGATAGAGTTGTTGTAAGAGAAAATGGGATACCTACATATTTAGCTGGTGATATTATTTATCATAAAGATAAGTTTGATAGAGGCTTTGATCATTATATAAATATCTGGGGTGCAGATCACCATGGATATATAAAAAGAGTTCATGCAGCAATTGAGTTTTTAGGTGAAGATTCTAAAAAACTTGAAATTTTACTTTCACAAATGGTTCAATTACTTAAAGGTGGTGAACCATACAAAATGAGTAAAAGAGCAGGAAATGTAATCCTAATGAGTGACATAGTTGAAGAGATTGGTCCTGATGCCTTAAGATTTGTATTCTTAACAAAGAAAAGTGATACACATCTAGAATTTGACCTTGATATGTTAAAAAATCAAGATAGTTCAAATCCTATCTTTTATATTAATTATGCATATGCTAGAATTAATCAGGTTTTCAAAAAAGCAGAAAAAGAGTTTTCTGATGTATTAGATATCTCTTATGATGGTTTAAATGATGAAGCATTAAATTTAGTTTATGAATCATTACTTTTACCATCAGTTTTAGATGAAGCTTTTACTAAAAGAGATATGCAAAAAATTACAGATTATCTGTATTCATTAGCATCTTCTATACATAGATTTTACAATCAGTATAAGATTGTAGGAAGCAAAGAAGAGGATAAATATTTAAAAGTACTAAGTTTAAGTGCTTTAAGTATTAAAGTGGCTTTAAATATTTTAGGAATAAAAGAAAAAAAGGTTATGTAA
- the rsfS gene encoding ribosome silencing factor, with protein MNKRLENIKSILADKKAENIEIIDLTSKEYIVDYVVIATTLNPKHAFALLNYLKNDLKPQGEEFLRVDDDENWTIIDLGDIFIHLLSEKYREKYTIEEFLSELNNKIQ; from the coding sequence TTGAATAAAAGACTAGAAAACATAAAATCAATTTTAGCTGATAAAAAAGCAGAAAATATTGAGATTATTGATTTAACTTCAAAAGAGTATATTGTTGATTATGTTGTTATTGCAACAACATTAAATCCTAAACATGCATTTGCATTATTAAATTACTTAAAAAATGATTTAAAACCACAAGGTGAAGAGTTCTTAAGAGTTGATGATGATGAAAATTGGACTATAATAGACTTAGGAGATATATTTATTCATCTATTAAGTGAGAAATATAGAGAAAAATATACTATTGAAGAGTTCTTAAGTGAACTAAATAATAAAATTCAATAG
- the nadD gene encoding nicotinate (nicotinamide) nucleotide adenylyltransferase: MHIAIFGGSFDPPHIGHQTIVKKILKKVDIDLLIVVPAYLNPLKVRSFLDAKVRYKLLKKLFSKKDKVLVSPYEINKERPVYSIETIRHIIEKYNPEKLYLVIGADNYSSFHLWDSYEEIKKLVTLIVVTRDGIEYTKKEKVKKLKVNIKISSTQLRNTFNLEYIPKKIRKDIKKIWNKEGKI; this comes from the coding sequence GTGCATATTGCAATTTTTGGTGGTAGTTTTGATCCACCTCATATAGGTCATCAGACTATTGTAAAAAAGATATTAAAAAAAGTTGATATTGACCTTTTGATTGTAGTACCAGCATATTTAAATCCCTTGAAAGTCAGATCTTTTTTAGATGCGAAAGTAAGATATAAACTTTTGAAAAAACTTTTTTCAAAAAAAGATAAAGTGTTAGTTTCACCTTATGAGATAAACAAAGAAAGACCTGTTTATTCTATCGAAACAATTAGACACATTATTGAAAAATACAATCCTGAAAAGTTATATCTAGTAATTGGTGCTGATAACTATAGTAGTTTTCATTTATGGGATAGCTACGAAGAGATAAAAAAACTTGTTACACTTATTGTTGTTACAAGAGATGGTATTGAATATACTAAAAAAGAGAAAGTTAAAAAACTAAAAGTAAATATAAAAATTAGTTCTACTCAACTTAGAAATACTTTTAATTTAGAGTATATACCTAAGAAGATTAGAAAAGATATAAAAAAAATTTGGAATAAAGAAGGTAAGATTTGA
- the gap gene encoding type I glyceraldehyde-3-phosphate dehydrogenase, with protein sequence MAVKVAINGFGRIGRCVARIIEKRDDVELVAINDTATTEMLEYITKYDTVHGTFDGDVKVEDGYLTMGKVKAKLYSTRDAKELSFTKDCGAEVILECTGAYLTQEKCQVHLDNGAKKVVMSAPAKDDTPTFVMGVNNEEYDGQAIISNASCTTNCLGPVAKIIDDELGIEKGLMTTIHSYTNDQNILDVKHKKDKRRARAGAQNMIPTTTGAAKAMKLIMPQLDGKLHGQSVRVPTPNVSMVDVNFVVKKQVTKEDLNKLFEIKAKQLEGIVAIDNDMMVSSDLVGNTNSTIIASDLTQVIGGDMIKIMTWYDNEWGYSSRLVDMAIYVADK encoded by the coding sequence ATGGCTGTTAAAGTTGCAATTAATGGATTTGGTAGAATAGGTAGATGTGTAGCAAGAATCATTGAAAAAAGAGATGATGTTGAACTTGTTGCTATAAATGACACTGCAACTACTGAGATGTTAGAATATATTACAAAATATGATACAGTACATGGTACATTTGATGGTGATGTAAAAGTAGAAGATGGTTATTTAACAATGGGTAAAGTAAAAGCAAAACTTTATTCAACAAGAGATGCAAAAGAATTATCATTTACAAAAGATTGTGGAGCAGAAGTTATTTTAGAGTGTACAGGTGCATATCTTACGCAAGAAAAATGTCAAGTGCATTTAGATAATGGTGCAAAAAAAGTTGTAATGAGTGCACCTGCCAAAGATGACACACCAACTTTCGTAATGGGTGTAAATAATGAAGAATATGATGGGCAAGCAATTATCTCTAATGCTTCTTGTACAACAAACTGTTTAGGACCTGTTGCAAAGATTATTGATGATGAATTGGGTATTGAAAAAGGTTTAATGACTACAATTCACTCATATACAAATGATCAAAATATTTTAGATGTTAAACATAAAAAAGATAAGAGAAGAGCAAGAGCAGGGGCACAAAACATGATTCCTACTACAACAGGTGCTGCAAAAGCTATGAAACTGATTATGCCTCAATTAGATGGTAAATTGCACGGTCAAAGTGTAAGAGTACCAACTCCAAACGTATCTATGGTAGATGTTAACTTTGTTGTTAAAAAACAAGTTACAAAAGAGGATTTAAATAAATTATTTGAGATTAAAGCAAAACAACTTGAAGGTATTGTTGCAATCGACAATGATATGATGGTATCTTCAGATTTAGTTGGAAATACAAATTCAACAATTATTGCATCAGATTTAACTCAAGTTATTGGTGGAGATATGATTAAAATCATGACTTGGTATGATAATGAATGGGGATATTCGAGTAGATTAGTTGATATGGCTATTTACGTAGCAGATAAATAA
- a CDS encoding phosphoglycerate kinase: protein MKLQEIKNIDIDGKRVFIRCDFNVPMDEYNNITDDRRIRSALNTIRYCIDRDCSIILASHFGRPSEPGEEKYSLKPVAKRLHTLLKQDIKMAKNVVEEDTIEMAKNLKSGEIMLLENLRYNSGEKANDKEFAKKLASMSEIYINDAFGVSHRAHASVEAITEFFDIKNKAAGFLLAKEIKFFHNIVENPKRPFVSIVGGSKVSGKLEVLHNLITKVDKILIGGGMAFTFLKAQGYEVGKSLVEDDLIPEALKIIEEAKELGVKLYLPVDVVAAEAFDAEAIAKLVTVQEIPESWMGLDIGPATAQLFRLALGDANTILWNGPMGVYEMEKFAKGSTRISNTVAQSYATTVVGGGDTADLVRVTGDEEDMTFISTGGGASLELIEGKVLPGVKALVLED, encoded by the coding sequence ATGAAGCTTCAAGAGATTAAAAATATTGATATAGATGGGAAAAGAGTATTTATTAGATGTGATTTTAATGTTCCAATGGATGAATATAACAATATTACAGATGATAGAAGAATTAGAAGTGCATTAAATACAATCAGATATTGTATAGATAGAGATTGTTCTATTATTTTAGCATCTCATTTTGGAAGACCATCAGAGCCAGGAGAAGAGAAATATTCACTTAAGCCAGTTGCTAAAAGATTACATACTCTTTTAAAACAAGATATTAAAATGGCAAAAAATGTAGTAGAAGAAGATACTATTGAAATGGCTAAAAATCTTAAATCTGGGGAGATTATGCTTCTTGAGAATTTAAGATATAATTCTGGTGAAAAAGCAAACGATAAAGAGTTTGCAAAAAAACTGGCATCTATGTCTGAAATTTATATAAATGATGCATTTGGAGTTTCTCATAGAGCTCATGCATCTGTTGAAGCTATTACAGAATTTTTTGATATTAAAAATAAAGCAGCTGGATTTTTATTAGCAAAAGAGATTAAATTTTTCCATAATATTGTTGAAAATCCAAAAAGACCTTTTGTTTCTATTGTAGGGGGGTCAAAAGTATCAGGTAAACTTGAAGTTTTACATAATCTAATTACTAAAGTTGATAAAATCTTGATTGGTGGAGGTATGGCATTTACTTTCCTAAAAGCTCAAGGTTATGAAGTTGGTAAATCTTTGGTTGAAGATGATTTAATCCCTGAGGCATTAAAAATTATTGAAGAAGCAAAAGAGCTTGGAGTTAAACTATATCTACCTGTTGATGTTGTAGCAGCAGAAGCTTTTGATGCAGAAGCAATTGCAAAACTTGTAACAGTGCAAGAGATACCTGAAAGTTGGATGGGACTTGATATTGGACCAGCAACTGCTCAACTATTTAGATTAGCTTTAGGTGATGCAAATACAATTCTTTGGAATGGACCAATGGGTGTATATGAGATGGAAAAATTTGCAAAAGGTAGTACAAGAATCTCAAACACAGTAGCTCAATCATACGCAACAACAGTTGTTGGTGGTGGAGATACTGCTGATTTAGTTAGAGTAACTGGAGATGAAGAGGATATGACATTTATCTCAACAGGTGGTGGTGCATCACTAGAATTAATTGAAGGAAAAGTTTTACCAGGTGTTAAAGCTTTAGTTTTAGAGGATTAA
- a CDS encoding triose-phosphate isomerase: MAIIASNFKTNHTRKSTASFINEVATFVEENNINNEIFIFPPSTALDSFEISSNIKIGAQNAYATQKGSFTGEIGTSQLDEFGIKTILIGHSERRHVLNESQSEIAKKYSFYKDLGYIIVYCIGEPLEVKQSGLEKTLEYIYEQFEGIDTNYENLILAYEPVWAIGTGVTATNDDIKNVHSAIKEKIDKPLLYGGSVKVNNVNEICSIEGVDGALIGTASWIADDFKQIIENTKDL, translated from the coding sequence ATGGCAATTATTGCTTCAAACTTTAAAACAAACCATACAAGAAAATCGACAGCTTCATTTATAAATGAAGTTGCTACTTTTGTAGAAGAGAATAATATCAATAATGAGATATTTATATTCCCTCCTTCAACAGCTTTAGACTCATTTGAGATATCTTCAAATATAAAAATTGGTGCTCAAAATGCTTATGCAACACAAAAGGGATCTTTTACTGGTGAAATAGGTACTTCTCAGTTAGATGAATTTGGTATAAAAACAATTTTAATAGGACATAGTGAAAGAAGACATGTTTTAAATGAATCACAAAGTGAGATTGCAAAAAAATATAGTTTCTATAAAGATTTGGGATATATAATAGTTTATTGTATTGGCGAACCTCTAGAAGTAAAACAAAGTGGATTAGAAAAAACTTTAGAGTATATTTATGAGCAATTTGAGGGTATTGATACAAATTATGAAAATCTGATTTTAGCATATGAGCCAGTTTGGGCAATAGGAACTGGAGTTACTGCTACAAATGATGATATAAAAAATGTACATAGTGCTATAAAAGAAAAAATTGATAAACCTTTACTTTATGGTGGAAGTGTAAAAGTTAATAATGTAAATGAGATTTGCTCAATTGAGGGTGTTGATGGCGCATTAATTGGTACTGCATCTTGGATTGCAGATGATTTTAAACAAATAATAGAAAATACAAAGGATTTATAG